In the genome of Triticum urartu cultivar G1812 chromosome 5, Tu2.1, whole genome shotgun sequence, one region contains:
- the LOC125509191 gene encoding uncharacterized protein LOC125509191 gives MKKIKAARGGAAATAPTDLLVCFPGRQHLALMPKSMCSPSRAALDKAVAARRRQLQLPAAPAARYGGGGRGSTSSPLFRGSKAKQSVGDDEPQSPKVTCAGQIKVGRPKKPRPVVEKHGPKGDGGSGSRWVTVAEEIERLQERRKKASWLETVGIRRDALPFLGGALWSLRHKVRCFGSSLPAAVDSSTDDDDDVGERGRESTAVGGSAAASVFSKWLMVLERSHEPHEQDDNDDKPDQEDGRPSNEAGDDCSKAPSVPPPNALLLMRCRSAPAKGLTRKGAEPAGEEAAQEKGGVEEKRDELVFMRTAPDFLKLSIDIAKETWVVGGVDPLARSRSWKR, from the coding sequence ATGAAGAAGATCAAGGCGGCGCGCGGGGGAGCGGCGGCCACGGCGCCGACCGACCTGCTCGTCTGCTTCCCCGGGCGGCAGCACCTGGCGCTGATGCCCAAGTCCATGTGCAGCCCGTCCAGGGCCGCCCTGGACAAGGCGGTAGCCGCGCGCCGGAGGCAGCTGCAGCTCCCGGCCGCGCCCGCCGCGCGGTACGGGGGAGGAGGGCGTGGCAGTACTAGTAGCCCGCTGTTCCGCGGCTCTAAGGCGAAGCAGAGTGTCGGGGACGACGAGCCGCAGTCGCCCAAGGTGACGTGCGCCGGGCAGATCAAGGTCGGCCGGCCAAAGAAGCCGAGACCGGTGGTGGAGAAGCACGGTCCTAAGGGCGACGGCGGCAGTGGCAGCAGGTGGGTCACCGTGGCGGAGGAGATCGAGCGGCTGCAGGAGCGGAGGAAGAAGGCGAGCTGGCTAGAGACCGTCGGGATCAGGAGGGACGCGCTGCCCTTCCTCGGCGGCGCGCTCTGGAGCCTTCGGCACAAGGTGAGGTGCTTCGGGTCGTCGCTCCCCGCCGCGGTGGACTCCTCGACGGACGACGACGATGACGTGGGGGAGCGTGGGCGCGAATCCACCGCCGTCGGAGGCAGCGCCGCCGCGAGCGTGTTCTCCAAGTGGCTCATGGTGCTGGAACGGAGCCATGAACCCCACGAGCAAGACGACAACGACGACAAGCCAGACCAAGAAGACGGGCGGCCGAGCAATGAGGCGGGAGACGACTGCTCCAAAGCGCCGTCAGTGCCGCCGCCGAACGCTCTGCTCCTAATGCGGTGCCGGTCGGCGCCGGCGAAGGGCCTGACGAGGAAAGGAGCAGAACCGGCCGGCGAGGAGGCCGCGCAGGAGAAGGGGGGCGTGGAGGAGAAGAGGGACGAGCTGGTGTTCATGAGAACGGCGCCGGACTTCCTGAAGCTGTCCATCGACATCGCCAAGGAGacgtgggtcgtcggcggcgtgGACCCCCTCGCGCGCAGCCGGAGCTGGAAGAGGTGA